The following coding sequences are from one Saccopteryx bilineata isolate mSacBil1 chromosome 3, mSacBil1_pri_phased_curated, whole genome shotgun sequence window:
- the TINAGL1 gene encoding tubulointerstitial nephritis antigen-like, with the protein MWRCPQGLLLLLLLAAESALGVRWGRGRRELAPALHLRGIRDAGGRYCQEQDLCCRGRSDTCGLPYLGVTCYCDLFCNRTISDCCPDFWDFCLGVPPPFPPIQGCMHEGHIYPVLGTYWDNCNRCTCQEKGQWECDQEPCLVDQDMINAINQGNYGWRAGNHSAFWGMTLDEGIRYRLGTIRPSSSVTSMNEIHTVLVPGEVLPTAFEASEKWPNLIHEPLDQGNCAGSWAFSTAAVASDRVSIHSLGHMTPVLSPQNLLSCDKHNQQGCRGGHLDGAWWFLRRRGVVSDHCYPFSGQKQDEAGPAPRCMMHSRAMGRGKRQATARCPNRDVHANDIYQVTPAYRLGSSEKEIMKELMENGPVQALMEVHEDFFLYQGGIYSHTPVSLGRPERYRRHGTHSVKITGWGEESLPDGRKLKYWTAANSWGPAWGERGHFRIVRGANECDIESFVLGVWGRVGMEDMGHH; encoded by the exons ATGTGGAGATGTCCACAGGGGCTGTTGCTGTTGCTGCTGTTGGCTGCTGAGTCGGCTCTGGGTGTCCGGTGGGGTCGTGGGCGCCGGGAGCTAGCGCCGGCTCTGCACCTGCGGGGCATCCGGGATGCTGGCGGCCGGTACTGCCAAGAGCAGGACCTGTGCTGCCGAGGTCGTTCGGACACCTGCGGCCTGCCCTACCTGGGCGTCACCTGTTACTGTGACCTCTTCTGCAACCGCACCATCTCCGACTGCTGCCCGGACTTCTGGGACTTCTGCCTCGGCGTGCCGCCCCCTTTCCCCCCCATCCAAG GATGTATGCATGAGGGTCACATCTATCCAGTCTTGGGAACTTACTGGGACAACTGTAACCGTTG CACTTGCCAGGAGAAGGGGCAGTGGGAGTGTGATCAGGAGCCATGCCTGGTGGACCAAGACATGATCAACGCCATCAACCAGGGAAACTATGG GTGGCGTGCTGGGAACCACAGTGCCTTCTGGGGCATGACCCTGGATGAGGGCATTCGCTACCGCCTGGGCACCATCCGCCCATCTTCCTCCGTCACCAGCATGAATGAGATTCAC ACAGTGCTGGTCCCAGGAGAGGTACTGCCCACAGCCTTTGAGGCCTCTGAGAAGTGGCCCAACCTAATCCATGAGCCTCTTGACCAGGGAAACTGTGCAGGCTCCTGGGCCTTCTCCACAGCCG CCGTGGCATCTGATCGCGTCTCAATCCATTCTCTGGGGCACATGACACCTGTCCTGTCACCCCAGAACCTGCTGTCTTGTGACAAGCACAACCAGCAGGGCTGCCGTGGAGGGCATCTGGATGGCGCCTGGTGGTTCCTGCGGCGTCGAGG GGTTGTGTCTGACCACTGCTACCCATTCTCGGGTCAGAAACAGGACGAGGCTGGTCCCGCACCGCGTTGCATGATGCACAGCCGTGCCATGGGTCGGGGCAAGCGCCAGGCCACGGCCCGCTGTCCCAATCGCGATGTCCATGCCAATGACATCTACCAGGTCACTCCTGCCTACCGCCTTGGCTCCAGT GAGAAAGAGATCATGAAGGAGCTGATGGAGAACGGCCCTGTCCAAG CCCTCATGGAGGTACACGAGGACTTCTTCCTGTACCAGGGTGGAATCTACAGCCACACACCAGTGAGCCTGGGGAGGCCAGAGCGATACCGCCGGCACGGGACCCATTCGGTCAAGATCACAgg GTGGGGAGAGGAGTCACTACCTGATGGGAGGAAACTTAAATACTGG ACCGCAGCCAATTCATGGGGCCCAGCCTGGGGCGAGAGGGGCCACTTCCGCATAGTGCGTGGAGCCAACGAGTGCGACATCGAGAGCTTCGTGCTGGGCGTCTGGGGCCGTGTGGGCATGGAGGACATGGGTCACCACTGA